The following are from one region of the Klebsiella aerogenes genome:
- the plsC gene encoding 1-acylglycerol-3-phosphate O-acyltransferase has protein sequence MLFIFRLIFVVIYCIVVCIFGSLYCLFSPRNPKHVATFGHLFGRLSPVFGLKVELRKPADAESYGNAIYIANHQNNYDMVTASNIVQPPTVTVGKKSLLWIPFFGQLYWLTGNLLIDRNNRTKAHGTIAEVVNAFKKRKISFWMFPEGTRSRGRGLLPFKTGAFHAAIAAGVPIIPVCVSNTSNKIKLSRWNNGLVIVEMLPPVDTSQFGKDNVRALATHCRELMAAKIAELDKEVAEREAAGKK, from the coding sequence ATGCTATTTATTTTTCGACTAATTTTCGTTGTCATTTATTGCATCGTGGTATGCATATTTGGCAGTCTTTACTGCTTGTTCAGCCCACGCAACCCTAAGCACGTCGCGACGTTCGGCCACCTGTTTGGCCGTTTGTCCCCGGTATTCGGCCTGAAAGTCGAGCTGCGCAAGCCCGCGGATGCGGAAAGCTACGGCAATGCGATCTACATCGCTAACCACCAGAACAACTATGATATGGTGACAGCGTCGAACATCGTGCAGCCGCCGACGGTCACCGTGGGTAAAAAGAGCCTGCTGTGGATCCCGTTCTTTGGCCAACTCTATTGGCTGACGGGCAACCTGTTGATTGACCGTAATAATCGGACCAAAGCGCACGGCACCATTGCTGAAGTGGTGAATGCTTTTAAAAAGCGTAAAATTTCGTTCTGGATGTTCCCTGAGGGGACCCGCAGCCGCGGTCGCGGTCTGTTGCCCTTTAAAACCGGCGCCTTCCACGCGGCGATCGCTGCTGGCGTACCGATTATTCCAGTATGCGTGTCGAACACATCGAACAAAATCAAACTCAGTCGCTGGAACAACGGTCTGGTGATTGTAGAAATGCTGCCGCCGGTAGATACCAGCCAGTTTGGTAAAGATAACGTGCGCGCGCTGGCGACGCATTGTCGTGAACTGATGGCGGCGAAAATCGCCGAGCTGGATAAAGAAGTGGCCGAGCGTGAAGCGGCCGGTAAGAAATAA
- the metC gene encoding cystathionine beta-lyase, whose protein sequence is MADKHLDTALVNAGRSKKYTQGSVNSVIQRASSLVFDTVEAKKHATRNRAKGELFYGRRGTLTHFSLQEAMCELEGGAGCALFPCGAAAVANTILAFVEQGDHVLMTNTAYEPSQDFCTKILGKLGVTTGWFDPLIGADIAKWVQPNTRVVFLESPGSITMEVHDVPAIVAAVRRVAPEAIIMIDNTWAAGVLFKALDFGIDISIQAGTKYLIGHSDAMIGTAVANARCWDQLRENAYLMGQMVDADTAYMTSRGLRTLGVRLRQHHESSLRVAEWLAQHPQVARVNHPALPGSKGHEFWKRDFSGSSGLFSFVLNKRLTDAELSAYLDNFNLFSMAYSWGGFESLILANQPEHIAAIRPEAEVDFSGTLIRLHIGLENVDDLLADLAAGFTRIV, encoded by the coding sequence ATGGCTGACAAACATCTTGATACCGCTCTGGTTAATGCCGGGCGCAGCAAAAAATACACTCAGGGCTCGGTAAACAGCGTTATTCAGCGCGCCTCATCGCTGGTCTTCGATACCGTCGAAGCTAAAAAACACGCCACCCGCAACCGCGCCAAAGGTGAGCTGTTCTATGGCCGCCGCGGCACCCTGACCCACTTTTCGCTACAGGAAGCCATGTGCGAGCTGGAAGGCGGCGCCGGTTGCGCCCTGTTCCCCTGCGGCGCTGCCGCAGTCGCCAATACCATCCTGGCTTTTGTTGAACAAGGCGACCATGTGTTGATGACCAACACCGCCTACGAACCCAGCCAGGACTTCTGCACCAAAATCCTCGGCAAGCTCGGGGTGACCACCGGCTGGTTCGATCCGCTGATCGGCGCCGACATCGCCAAATGGGTGCAACCGAATACCCGGGTGGTGTTCCTGGAGTCTCCGGGTTCTATCACTATGGAAGTGCATGATGTACCAGCCATCGTTGCCGCTGTGCGCCGCGTCGCGCCGGAAGCCATCATTATGATCGATAACACCTGGGCGGCGGGCGTGCTGTTTAAAGCCCTCGATTTCGGTATCGATATCTCCATTCAGGCCGGGACTAAATACCTGATTGGTCACTCCGATGCGATGATCGGCACCGCTGTGGCCAACGCCCGCTGCTGGGATCAGCTGCGCGAAAACGCCTATCTGATGGGGCAAATGGTCGATGCCGACACTGCCTATATGACCAGTCGCGGCTTACGCACGCTCGGCGTGCGCCTGCGTCAGCATCACGAAAGCAGCCTGCGGGTCGCCGAATGGCTGGCGCAGCATCCGCAGGTAGCGCGGGTTAACCATCCGGCATTGCCGGGCAGCAAAGGCCACGAGTTCTGGAAACGCGACTTTAGCGGCAGCAGCGGCCTGTTCTCTTTCGTACTCAATAAACGACTGACCGACGCCGAACTGTCCGCCTATCTGGACAACTTCAACCTGTTCAGCATGGCCTACTCGTGGGGCGGTTTCGAATCGCTGATCCTCGCCAACCAGCCGGAACATATCGCGGCCATCCGCCCTGAAGCAGAGGTTGATTTCAGCGGCACGCTCATCCGCCTGCATATAGGTTTAGAAAATGTTGACGATCTGCTGGCGGATTTAGCGGCAGGCTTCACGCGTATCGTGTAA
- a CDS encoding AraC family transcriptional regulator → MNRAEICQLLTEKVNQLKDKQEVLSDLLPDIRLLYGTQPGTRTPVMYQPGIVFLFSGHKIGYINERTFRYDTNEYLLLTVPLPFECETFATPEVPLAGMRLNVDILQLQELLMDIGEDELFQPSMASSGINSAVLSEEILCAAERLLDVMERPLDARILGKQIIREILYHVLIGPCGGALLALVSRQTHFSLISRVLKRIESQYTENLSVDQLAAEANMSVSAFHHNFKSVTSTSPLQYLKTYRLHKARMLMIHDGMKASAAAMRVGYESASQFSREFKRYFGITPGEDAARIRMMQGI, encoded by the coding sequence ATGAACCGTGCCGAGATATGCCAGCTGTTAACGGAAAAGGTTAACCAGCTGAAAGATAAGCAAGAAGTGCTGAGCGACCTGCTACCGGATATCCGTCTACTATACGGGACGCAGCCGGGTACCCGCACGCCGGTGATGTACCAGCCGGGGATCGTTTTTCTCTTTTCCGGCCATAAGATTGGCTATATCAATGAGCGAACATTTCGCTACGACACCAATGAATACCTGCTGCTCACTGTGCCGCTGCCGTTCGAATGTGAGACCTTCGCCACCCCGGAAGTGCCGCTGGCGGGGATGCGGCTGAATGTGGATATTTTGCAACTGCAGGAACTGCTGATGGATATCGGCGAAGACGAGCTCTTTCAGCCGTCAATGGCTTCCAGCGGGATCAACTCGGCGGTGCTCTCGGAAGAGATTCTCTGCGCGGCGGAACGTCTGTTGGATGTCATGGAACGGCCGCTGGACGCGCGTATACTCGGCAAACAGATTATCCGCGAGATCCTTTATCATGTGCTGATTGGTCCCTGCGGCGGGGCGTTGCTGGCGCTGGTTAGCCGTCAGACCCACTTCAGCCTGATTAGCCGCGTCCTCAAACGCATTGAAAGCCAGTACACCGAAAACCTGAGCGTCGATCAGCTGGCGGCTGAGGCCAATATGAGCGTCTCGGCCTTCCACCATAACTTCAAATCGGTCACCAGTACCTCGCCGCTGCAATATCTGAAGACTTATCGTCTGCACAAGGCAAGGATGTTGATGATCCACGACGGCATGAAGGCCAGCGCCGCGGCGATGCGCGTCGGCTACGAAAGCGCGTCGCAGTTCAGCCGTGAGTTTAAACGCTATTTTGGTATCACGCCGGGCGAGGATGCCGCGCGTATTCGTATGATGCAGGGGATTTGA
- the parC gene encoding DNA topoisomerase IV subunit A, whose amino-acid sequence MSDMAERLALHEFTENAYLNYSMYVIMDRALPFIGDGLKPVQRRIVYAMSELGLNASAKFKKSARTVGDVLGKYHPHGDSACYEAMVLMAQPFSYRYPLVDGQGNWGAPDDPKSFAAMRYTESRLSKYAELLLSELGQGTVDWVPNFDGTMQEPKMLPARLPNILLNGTTGIAVGMATDIPPHNLREVAQAAITLLEKPKTTLDELLDIVQGPDYPTEAEIITPRAEIRKIYQNGRGSVRMRAVWAKEDGAVVISALPHQVSGARVLEQIASQMRNKKLPMVDDLRDESDHENPTRLVIVPRSNRVDMEQVMNHLFATTDLEKSYRINLNMIGLDNRPAVKNLLEILTEWLTFRRDTVRNRLNYRLEKVLKRLHILEGLLVAFLNIDEVIEIIRREDEPKPALIARFGISETQAEAILELKLRHLAKLEEMKIRGEQSELEKERDQLQAILASERKMNNLLKKELQADADTFGDDRRSPLREREEAKAMSEHDMLPSEPVTIVLSQMGWVRSAKGHDIDAQGLSYKAGDSWKASVKGKSNQPVVFIDTTGRSYAIDPITLPSARGQGEPVTGKVTLPPGASVEHMLMEGDEQKLLMASDAGYGFVCTFNDLVARNRAGKALITLPENAHVMPPLVIEDDADMLLAITNAGRMLMFPVSDLPQLSKGKGNKIINIPSAEAASGQDGLAHLFVLPPQSTLTIHVGKRKIKLRPEELQKVTGERGRRGSLMRGLQKIDRVEIDSPRRASAGDSEE is encoded by the coding sequence ATGAGCGATATGGCAGAGCGCCTTGCGCTACATGAATTCACGGAAAATGCCTACCTGAACTACTCCATGTACGTCATCATGGACAGGGCATTGCCGTTTATTGGCGATGGCTTAAAGCCGGTTCAGCGTCGCATCGTCTATGCGATGTCCGAGCTGGGCCTGAACGCCAGCGCCAAGTTCAAAAAATCCGCCCGTACCGTCGGCGACGTGCTGGGTAAATATCACCCGCACGGCGACAGCGCCTGCTATGAAGCGATGGTGCTGATGGCGCAGCCGTTCTCTTACCGCTATCCGCTGGTAGACGGGCAGGGGAACTGGGGCGCGCCGGACGATCCGAAATCCTTCGCGGCGATGCGTTATACCGAATCCCGCTTATCGAAATACGCCGAACTGTTGCTCAGCGAACTGGGCCAGGGCACCGTCGACTGGGTACCGAACTTTGACGGTACGATGCAGGAGCCGAAAATGCTGCCTGCGCGTCTGCCGAACATCCTGCTGAACGGCACCACCGGTATCGCCGTCGGTATGGCCACCGATATTCCGCCGCACAACCTGCGCGAAGTGGCTCAGGCGGCGATTACGCTACTGGAAAAACCGAAAACCACGCTCGACGAGCTGTTGGATATCGTGCAGGGGCCGGACTACCCGACCGAAGCGGAAATCATTACCCCACGCGCTGAAATTCGCAAAATCTACCAGAACGGCCGCGGCTCAGTCCGTATGCGCGCCGTGTGGGCGAAAGAAGACGGCGCGGTGGTGATCAGCGCGCTGCCGCATCAGGTGTCCGGCGCGCGCGTGCTGGAGCAGATCGCCTCGCAGATGCGTAACAAAAAGCTGCCGATGGTGGATGATCTGCGCGATGAGTCGGACCATGAAAACCCGACTCGTCTGGTGATCGTACCGCGTTCCAACCGTGTGGATATGGAGCAGGTGATGAATCACCTGTTTGCCACCACCGATCTGGAAAAGAGCTACCGCATCAACCTCAACATGATCGGCCTGGACAACCGTCCGGCGGTGAAAAATCTGCTCGAAATCCTCACGGAATGGTTGACCTTCCGCCGTGATACCGTGCGTAACCGCCTGAACTACCGTCTGGAAAAAGTGCTCAAGCGCCTGCATATCCTCGAAGGTTTGCTGGTGGCGTTCCTCAACATTGATGAGGTGATTGAGATAATCCGCCGCGAAGATGAGCCGAAGCCGGCGCTGATCGCCCGCTTCGGCATCAGCGAAACCCAGGCGGAAGCGATTCTGGAATTAAAACTGCGCCACCTCGCGAAGCTGGAAGAGATGAAGATCCGCGGCGAGCAGAGCGAGCTGGAAAAAGAGCGCGATCAGCTGCAGGCGATTCTGGCCTCCGAGCGTAAGATGAACAACCTGCTGAAGAAAGAGCTGCAGGCCGACGCCGATACCTTCGGCGACGATCGTCGTTCACCGCTGCGCGAGCGCGAAGAGGCGAAAGCGATGAGCGAGCACGATATGCTGCCGTCCGAGCCGGTCACTATCGTTCTGTCGCAGATGGGCTGGGTGCGTAGCGCCAAAGGCCACGACATTGACGCGCAGGGGCTCAGTTACAAAGCGGGCGATAGCTGGAAAGCCTCGGTGAAAGGCAAGAGCAACCAGCCGGTGGTGTTTATTGATACCACCGGGCGCAGCTACGCTATCGACCCGATCACGCTGCCTTCCGCCCGTGGTCAGGGTGAGCCGGTTACCGGTAAGGTGACGCTGCCGCCGGGCGCCAGCGTCGAGCATATGCTGATGGAAGGCGATGAGCAGAAGCTGCTGATGGCCTCTGACGCCGGCTACGGTTTTGTCTGTACCTTCAACGATCTGGTGGCGCGCAACCGTGCCGGTAAGGCATTGATCACGCTACCGGAAAACGCACACGTGATGCCGCCGCTGGTCATTGAAGATGACGCCGATATGCTGCTGGCGATTACCAACGCCGGACGGATGCTGATGTTCCCGGTCAGCGATCTGCCGCAGCTGTCGAAAGGCAAGGGCAACAAGATTATCAATATTCCGTCGGCGGAAGCCGCCTCCGGCCAGGACGGCCTGGCGCACCTGTTTGTTCTGCCGCCGCAAAGCACGCTGACCATTCACGTCGGCAAACGTAAGATCAAACTGCGTCCGGAAGAGCTGCAGAAAGTCACCGGCGAGCGCGGCCGTCGCGGGTCGTTGATGCGTGGTCTACAGAAAATCGACCGCGTAGAGATCGATTCCCCGCGTCGCGCCTCGGCTGGAGACAGCGAAGAGTAA
- the exbD gene encoding TonB system transport protein ExbD encodes MAMHFNENLDDNGEMHDINVTPFIDVMLVLLIIFMVAAPLATVDVKVNLPASSSQPQPRPEKPIYLSVKADKSMFLGNDPVTDESVIASLDALTQGKKDTTVFFRADKTVDYETMMKVMDTLHQAGYLKIGLVGEETVKAK; translated from the coding sequence ATGGCGATGCATTTTAACGAAAACCTCGATGATAACGGCGAAATGCACGACATCAACGTGACGCCGTTTATCGACGTCATGCTGGTGCTGTTGATTATCTTCATGGTGGCGGCCCCGCTGGCCACCGTGGATGTCAAAGTTAATCTGCCGGCCTCTTCCAGCCAGCCGCAGCCGCGCCCGGAAAAACCGATTTACCTGTCGGTGAAAGCGGACAAGTCGATGTTCCTCGGTAACGATCCGGTGACCGACGAGAGCGTGATTGCCTCGCTGGACGCGCTGACCCAGGGCAAGAAAGACACGACTGTCTTCTTCCGCGCTGATAAAACCGTGGACTACGAGACGATGATGAAAGTCATGGATACCCTGCATCAGGCGGGCTATCTGAAAATTGGTCTGGTGGGTGAAGAGACCGTCAAAGCGAAGTAA
- the ftsP gene encoding cell division protein FtsP, producing the protein MSFSRRQFIKASGVALCAGAAPLKAHAAGQQPVLPVPPLLESRRGQPLFLTLQRSHWSFTQGTRAPVWGINGRYLGPTIRVWNGDDVKLIYSNRLAENVAMTIRGLQVPGPLIGGAARMMSPNADWAPVLPIRQSAATLWYQANTPNRMAKQVYNGLAGMWLVEDEVSKNLPIPNHYGVDDFPVIIQDKRLDNFGSPEYSEPGSGGFVGDTLLVNGAQGPYVEVSRGWVRLRLLNASNSRRYQLQMSDGRLLHVISGDQGFLPAPVSLKQLSLAPGERREILVDMTNGDEVSITCGEAASIVDRIRGFFEPSSILISTLVLTLRPTGLLPLVTDSLPVRLLPTELLSGTPLRSRDITLGDDPGINGQLWDPQRIDITAQQGTWERWTVRADRPQSFHIEGVMFQIRNVNGTMPFPEDRGWKDTVWIDGQVELMVYYNQPSWPHFPFQYLSQTLELADRGSIGQILVNPAP; encoded by the coding sequence ATGTCATTCAGTCGGCGTCAGTTTATTAAGGCTTCAGGTGTAGCGCTGTGCGCGGGCGCCGCGCCGCTGAAGGCTCATGCCGCCGGCCAGCAGCCGGTGCTGCCGGTTCCGCCTCTGCTTGAATCCCGTCGTGGTCAGCCGCTGTTTCTGACCCTGCAACGTTCCCACTGGTCATTCACTCAGGGAACGCGCGCGCCGGTATGGGGCATCAATGGCCGCTATCTTGGGCCGACGATCCGCGTCTGGAACGGCGATGACGTCAAACTGATCTACAGCAACCGCCTGGCCGAAAATGTCGCGATGACGATTCGTGGCCTACAGGTGCCGGGGCCGCTGATTGGCGGCGCGGCGCGCATGATGTCGCCGAACGCCGACTGGGCGCCGGTGCTGCCGATTCGCCAGAGCGCGGCGACCTTGTGGTATCAGGCGAATACGCCAAACCGCATGGCGAAACAGGTTTACAACGGCCTGGCGGGGATGTGGCTGGTGGAAGACGAGGTCAGCAAGAATCTGCCGATCCCGAACCACTACGGCGTTGATGACTTCCCGGTGATCATTCAGGACAAACGTCTGGATAACTTTGGGAGCCCGGAATATAGCGAACCGGGCAGTGGCGGCTTTGTTGGCGATACGCTGCTGGTGAACGGCGCGCAGGGACCGTACGTCGAAGTTTCGCGCGGCTGGGTACGCCTGCGTCTGTTGAACGCCTCCAACTCGCGGCGCTATCAGTTGCAGATGAGCGATGGCCGCCTGCTGCACGTGATCTCTGGCGATCAAGGATTCCTGCCGGCGCCGGTTTCGCTTAAGCAATTGTCGCTGGCTCCCGGCGAGCGGCGCGAGATTCTGGTCGATATGACCAACGGCGATGAAGTGTCGATTACCTGTGGCGAAGCGGCCAGTATCGTCGACCGTATCCGCGGTTTCTTCGAACCGTCGAGTATTCTGATCTCCACGCTGGTGCTGACGCTGCGCCCGACCGGCCTGTTGCCGTTGGTGACCGATAGCCTGCCGGTGCGTCTGCTGCCGACGGAGCTGCTTTCCGGTACGCCGCTGCGCAGCCGCGATATCACTCTCGGCGACGACCCGGGTATCAACGGTCAACTGTGGGATCCGCAGCGTATTGATATCACCGCCCAGCAGGGCACATGGGAGCGCTGGACCGTCCGCGCCGACCGCCCGCAGTCGTTCCATATTGAAGGCGTGATGTTCCAGATCCGCAACGTCAACGGGACGATGCCATTCCCGGAAGACAGAGGCTGGAAAGATACCGTGTGGATCGACGGGCAGGTAGAACTGATGGTGTATTACAACCAACCGTCCTGGCCGCACTTCCCGTTCCAGTATCTCAGCCAGACGTTAGAGCTCGCCGACCGCGGCTCGATTGGCCAGATTCTGGTGAATCCGGCGCCGTAA
- the yqhD gene encoding alcohol dehydrogenase: protein MNNFNLHTPTRILFGKGAIADLREQIPAGARVLVTYGGGSVKKTGVLDQVLNALAGFEVLEFGGIEPNPSYETLMNAVKIAREENITFLLAVGGGSVLDGTKFIAAAAHYDANIDPWEILETHGGNVASAIPMGSVLTLPATGSESNKGAVISRKTTGDKRAFMSEHVQPVFAILDPVYTYTLPPRQVANGVVDAFVHTVEQYVTYPVDGKIQDRFAEGILLTLVEEGPKALQEPENYNVRANIMWAATQALNGLIGAGVPQDWATHMLGHELTAMHGLDHAQTLAIVLPALWNEKRDIKRAKLLQYAERVWNITEGSEAERIDAAIAATRGFFEQMGVPTRLSDYGLDGSSIPALLVKLEAHGMTKLGENQDITLDVSRRIYEAAR from the coding sequence ATGAATAACTTCAATTTACATACCCCAACCCGCATTCTGTTCGGCAAAGGCGCCATCGCCGATCTGCGTGAGCAAATCCCTGCTGGCGCTCGCGTGCTGGTCACTTACGGCGGCGGTAGCGTGAAGAAAACCGGCGTGCTTGATCAGGTGCTGAACGCGCTGGCGGGCTTTGAGGTGCTGGAGTTCGGCGGCATTGAGCCAAATCCGTCTTACGAAACGCTGATGAACGCGGTGAAAATCGCCCGCGAAGAGAACATCACTTTCCTGCTGGCGGTCGGCGGCGGTTCGGTACTCGACGGTACCAAATTTATCGCTGCGGCAGCGCACTATGACGCGAATATCGATCCGTGGGAAATCCTTGAGACTCACGGCGGCAACGTTGCCAGCGCTATCCCGATGGGTTCGGTGCTGACGCTGCCAGCCACCGGTTCCGAGTCAAACAAAGGCGCGGTTATCTCGCGTAAAACCACCGGCGACAAACGCGCCTTTATGTCCGAGCACGTCCAGCCGGTCTTTGCGATCCTCGATCCGGTTTACACCTACACCCTGCCGCCGCGCCAGGTGGCGAATGGCGTCGTTGACGCTTTCGTCCATACCGTTGAGCAGTACGTCACCTACCCGGTCGATGGCAAAATTCAGGACCGTTTCGCGGAAGGCATTCTGCTCACCCTGGTCGAAGAGGGTCCGAAAGCGCTGCAGGAGCCGGAAAACTACAACGTTCGCGCCAACATTATGTGGGCCGCGACTCAGGCATTGAACGGCCTGATCGGCGCAGGCGTGCCGCAGGACTGGGCGACGCATATGCTCGGCCATGAACTGACGGCGATGCACGGTCTGGATCATGCCCAAACGCTAGCCATCGTTCTGCCGGCGCTGTGGAATGAGAAACGCGATATCAAGCGCGCTAAGCTGCTGCAGTACGCAGAACGCGTCTGGAACATCACCGAAGGTTCTGAAGCAGAGCGTATCGATGCCGCTATCGCCGCGACGCGTGGTTTCTTCGAGCAGATGGGCGTGCCGACTCGTCTTTCCGACTATGGTCTCGACGGTAGCTCCATCCCGGCGTTGCTGGTGAAACTGGAAGCACATGGCATGACCAAACTGGGTGAAAATCAAGATATTACCCTGGACGTTAGCCGCCGTATTTACGAGGCAGCTCGCTAA
- the dkgA gene encoding 2,5-didehydrogluconate reductase DkgA: MTHPTVIKLHDGTLMPQLGLGVWKAGNEEVVSAIHKALEVGYRSFDTAAAYQNEAGVGNALNSAGVNRDELFVTTKLWNDDQKRPHEALNESLSKLKLDYVDLYLIHWPVPAIGHYVEAWQALIELQQQGLAKSIGVCNFQVPHLQKLIDETGIAPVINQVELHPLMQQRQLHAWNATHKIQTESWSPLAQGGEGVFDQKIIHHLADKYGKTPAQIVIRWHLDSGLVVIPKSVTSSRIAENFEVWDFRLDKDELGEIAKLDQGKRLGPDPDQFGG, from the coding sequence ATGACACATCCAACCGTTATAAAACTACACGACGGCACCCTGATGCCGCAGTTGGGTCTCGGCGTGTGGAAAGCAGGCAACGAGGAAGTCGTCTCCGCCATTCATAAGGCGCTGGAAGTCGGTTATCGCTCTTTTGACACCGCCGCCGCGTACCAAAATGAGGCTGGCGTCGGCAACGCGTTGAACAGCGCGGGCGTCAATCGCGATGAGCTTTTTGTCACCACCAAACTATGGAATGACGATCAAAAACGACCGCATGAAGCGCTAAATGAGAGCCTCAGTAAGCTGAAGCTTGATTATGTCGATCTCTATTTAATCCACTGGCCGGTACCGGCAATCGGCCATTATGTTGAAGCCTGGCAGGCGCTGATAGAACTGCAGCAACAGGGGCTGGCGAAGAGCATCGGCGTATGTAATTTTCAGGTGCCGCATTTGCAAAAGCTGATTGATGAAACCGGCATCGCCCCGGTGATAAACCAGGTTGAACTGCACCCGTTAATGCAACAACGCCAGCTGCACGCCTGGAACGCCACACACAAAATCCAGACTGAATCCTGGAGCCCGTTAGCCCAGGGCGGCGAAGGCGTTTTCGATCAGAAAATCATTCACCATCTGGCGGATAAATATGGCAAAACCCCGGCGCAAATCGTCATTCGCTGGCATCTCGACAGCGGTCTGGTGGTGATCCCGAAATCCGTCACCTCGTCGCGCATCGCGGAAAACTTCGAGGTCTGGGACTTCCGCCTCGACAAAGATGAGTTGGGGGAGATTGCGAAGCTGGATCAGGGCAAGCGTTTAGGGCCAGATCCCGATCAGTTCGGCGGGTAA
- the exbB gene encoding tol-pal system-associated acyl-CoA thioesterase — translation MGNNLMQADLSVWGMYHHADIVVKVVMIGLILASVVTWAIFFGKGAEMLSSKRRLKREQQLLSEARSLDQANHIANSFHAKSLSSQLINEANNELELSAGVEDNEGIKERTGFRLERRVAQVGRYMGRGNGYLATIGAISPFVGLFGTVWGIMNSFIGIAQTQTTNLAVVAPGIAEALLATAIGLFAAIPAVVIYNVFARMIGSYKASLGDVAAQVLLLQSRDLDLNASGSQPLRPAQKLRVG, via the coding sequence GTGGGTAATAATTTGATGCAGGCGGATCTCTCCGTTTGGGGTATGTATCATCATGCCGATATTGTCGTTAAGGTAGTGATGATTGGCTTGATTCTGGCTTCGGTAGTCACCTGGGCTATCTTCTTCGGCAAAGGCGCCGAAATGTTGTCCAGCAAGCGTCGCCTCAAGCGTGAGCAGCAGCTGCTTAGCGAAGCGCGTTCTCTCGATCAGGCTAACCATATCGCGAATAGCTTCCATGCCAAAAGCCTGAGCTCCCAGCTTATCAACGAAGCGAATAATGAACTGGAACTGTCGGCTGGCGTTGAAGACAACGAAGGCATTAAAGAACGTACCGGTTTCCGCCTTGAACGCCGCGTGGCGCAGGTCGGCCGCTATATGGGGCGTGGTAACGGCTACCTGGCGACTATCGGTGCGATCTCGCCGTTTGTTGGCCTGTTTGGTACCGTTTGGGGCATCATGAACAGCTTCATCGGCATCGCGCAAACCCAGACGACCAACCTCGCGGTAGTGGCTCCGGGCATCGCTGAAGCGCTGCTGGCGACGGCTATCGGCCTGTTTGCCGCTATCCCGGCGGTGGTCATCTATAACGTCTTCGCCCGAATGATTGGCAGCTACAAAGCTTCTCTCGGCGATGTTGCCGCGCAGGTTCTACTGCTGCAAAGCCGCGATCTCGACCTGAACGCCAGTGGTTCTCAGCCGCTGCGCCCGGCACAGAAATTACGGGTAGGTTGA
- the yghB gene encoding DedA family general envelope maintenance protein YghB produces MVVIQEIVAALWQHDFAALANPHVVGFVYLVMFATLFLENGLLPASFLPGDSLLLLAGALIAKGVMDFVPTLAILTAAASLGCWLSYLQGRWLGNTSMVKGWLSHLPHKYHQRATNMFDKHGLLALLAGRFLAFVRTLLPTMAGISGLPNRRFQFFNWLSGLLWVGVVTGLGYALSMIPFVKNHEDQVMTCLMVLPIALLVTGLVGTLIVVIKKKYCSA; encoded by the coding sequence ATGGTTGTCATTCAAGAGATTGTCGCCGCGCTGTGGCAACATGATTTTGCCGCATTGGCAAACCCTCACGTTGTGGGTTTTGTATATCTGGTCATGTTCGCAACCCTGTTTCTGGAAAACGGACTGCTGCCCGCTTCGTTTTTACCGGGGGATAGCCTGCTGCTGCTCGCCGGCGCATTGATCGCCAAAGGCGTCATGGATTTCGTCCCCACTCTCGCTATTTTGACCGCTGCCGCCAGTCTCGGCTGCTGGCTGAGCTACTTGCAGGGGCGTTGGCTGGGCAACACTAGCATGGTGAAAGGTTGGCTGTCGCATCTGCCGCACAAGTATCACCAGCGCGCCACCAACATGTTCGATAAGCACGGCCTGCTGGCGCTGCTGGCTGGGCGTTTTCTGGCGTTTGTCCGCACCCTGCTGCCAACCATGGCAGGCATTTCCGGGCTGCCGAATCGTCGCTTCCAGTTTTTCAACTGGCTGAGCGGCCTGCTGTGGGTCGGCGTGGTCACCGGTCTTGGCTACGCGCTGAGTATGATCCCATTTGTGAAAAACCACGAAGATCAGGTCATGACCTGCCTGATGGTGCTGCCCATCGCCCTGCTGGTGACCGGTCTGGTCGGCACGCTTATCGTGGTGATCAAAAAGAAATATTGCAGTGCCTGA